The following are from one region of the Leucobacter sp. Psy1 genome:
- a CDS encoding isochorismatase family protein has protein sequence MARALLIVDVQNDFTEGGALGVDGGGSVARRITELLRGPEEYRLVVASRDWHEEDGDNGGHFAALGDDPDFSTTWPVHCVRGTTGADYHPDLDIDRVDVHIRKGTGEPAYSAFEGVSTDDAALRDVLAGAGIDAVDVVGLATDYCVRASALDAVAAGLAVRLRTDLVAGVAPETTVAALKELAAAGVDLA, from the coding sequence ATGGCGCGGGCATTGCTGATCGTGGATGTGCAGAACGATTTCACCGAGGGCGGGGCACTCGGGGTAGACGGGGGTGGGTCGGTGGCGCGGAGGATCACCGAGCTGCTGCGCGGACCCGAGGAGTACCGGCTGGTCGTGGCATCCCGCGACTGGCACGAGGAGGATGGCGACAACGGCGGGCACTTCGCCGCCCTGGGGGACGATCCCGATTTCTCCACGACCTGGCCGGTGCACTGCGTGCGGGGCACCACGGGTGCCGACTACCACCCGGACCTCGACATCGATCGCGTCGACGTGCACATCAGAAAGGGCACGGGAGAGCCGGCTTACTCCGCCTTCGAAGGGGTGAGCACCGACGATGCAGCGCTCCGCGACGTGCTGGCGGGGGCAGGGATCGATGCCGTCGACGTGGTCGGTCTGGCGACCGACTACTGCGTGCGTGCTTCGGCGCTCGACGCCGTCGCCGCGGGGCTCGCCGTGCGGCTGCGCACGGACCTCGTCGCAGGGGTGGCCCCCGAGACGACCGTGGCGGCACTGAAGGAGCTCGCCGCGGCCGGCGTCGACCTGGCCTAG
- the ald gene encoding alanine dehydrogenase, whose protein sequence is MRVGIPTEIKNNENRVAITQAGVFELARRGHEVLIQAGAGLGSAITDEEYVAAGAEIVDGADEVWSQAEMILKVKEPIAAEYDQMRKDQVLFTYLHLAASRDCTDAVLKSGTTAIAYETVQLPNRGLPLLAPMSEVAGRLSAQVGAHSLMKANGGRGVLLGGVTATRRGKVVVIGGGAAGEQAARIAFGMGAEVTVIDISIPRLKQLEDAFSGRIQTRTSNAHNITQALKEADLVIGSVLIPGEKAPKLVTDEMVAQMKPGSVLVDIAIDQGGCFEHSRPTTHDDPTFPVHNSIYYCVANMPGAVPETSTAALTNATLPYVVAVAEKGWVKALQDDASLAKGLNAHDGVLTFRGVADAFPELAYAPVDEVLAANA, encoded by the coding sequence ATGCGCGTCGGAATCCCCACCGAGATCAAGAACAACGAGAACCGCGTCGCGATCACGCAGGCGGGGGTCTTCGAACTCGCCCGACGCGGTCACGAGGTCCTCATCCAGGCCGGTGCCGGCCTGGGATCCGCTATCACCGACGAGGAGTACGTCGCGGCCGGCGCCGAGATCGTCGACGGTGCCGATGAGGTGTGGTCGCAGGCGGAGATGATCCTGAAGGTCAAGGAGCCGATCGCCGCCGAGTACGACCAGATGCGCAAGGATCAGGTGCTCTTCACCTACCTGCACCTGGCTGCCTCGCGCGACTGCACCGACGCCGTGCTGAAGTCGGGAACCACCGCCATCGCCTACGAGACGGTACAGCTGCCCAACCGCGGCCTGCCGCTCCTCGCACCGATGTCGGAGGTCGCCGGCCGTCTCTCCGCACAGGTCGGCGCTCACAGCCTCATGAAGGCCAACGGCGGGCGCGGCGTGCTGCTCGGCGGCGTCACCGCGACCCGTCGCGGCAAGGTCGTCGTCATCGGCGGCGGCGCTGCCGGTGAGCAGGCCGCCCGCATCGCCTTCGGCATGGGAGCCGAGGTCACGGTGATCGACATCTCCATCCCGCGCCTCAAGCAGCTGGAGGACGCCTTCTCGGGCCGCATCCAGACCCGCACCTCGAACGCCCACAACATCACCCAGGCGCTCAAGGAGGCCGACCTGGTCATCGGCTCGGTGCTGATCCCCGGCGAAAAGGCGCCCAAGCTCGTCACCGACGAGATGGTCGCGCAGATGAAGCCCGGCTCGGTGCTGGTCGACATCGCGATCGACCAGGGAGGCTGCTTCGAGCACTCGCGCCCGACCACTCACGATGACCCCACCTTCCCGGTGCACAACTCGATCTACTACTGCGTCGCCAACATGCCCGGCGCCGTGCCGGAGACCTCGACCGCTGCACTCACGAACGCGACGCTCCCCTACGTCGTCGCGGTCGCCGAGAAGGGCTGGGTCAAGGCGCTGCAGGACGACGCATCGCTCGCGAAGGGCCTCAACGCCCACGACGGCGTACTTACGTTCCGCGGTGTCGCCGACGCCTTCCCCGAGCTCGCCTACGCACCCGTCGACGAGGTACTCGCCGCGAACGCGTAA
- a CDS encoding pyridoxal phosphate-dependent aminotransferase, whose amino-acid sequence MDSMPTPHHAPASGPAPVPSERSRIPPFQVMRITDAIARRRAAGHDVVSLCAGEPSARPVPGSLKPAGYTGPLGTAPLREAIAGHSRDWYDVEVDPASVAVTTGSSGAFQLVFLAAFNPGDRVALASPGYPAYRNILTALGVHVIELPTGPDTRYQPTPALLDAAEAEFGALAGLVIASPANPTGTMLGRAELAELVSWCRARGVRLISDEIYHGITFGDPTDPDFRGVSARSLDPGAIVINSFSKYWGMTGWRLGWAILPEDLIAPMEALASNFALSPPAPAQEMALTAFTPETYAERDAIVAGFGRARQLILEAEPDLAWGIAAPADGAFYYYYSDLGPQLERFGTATAYAAALLERADVAVVPGLDFDPVAGDRAVRLSYAAGEAAVVEALERIIRFQRG is encoded by the coding sequence ATGGATTCGATGCCGACGCCGCACCATGCCCCAGCCTCAGGACCCGCGCCCGTGCCCTCGGAACGGTCGCGCATTCCACCGTTCCAGGTCATGCGGATCACCGACGCCATCGCACGTCGACGCGCTGCCGGGCACGACGTCGTCTCGCTCTGCGCGGGGGAGCCGAGCGCGCGCCCCGTACCCGGTTCGCTGAAGCCCGCCGGGTACACGGGGCCCCTCGGTACGGCACCGCTGCGTGAAGCGATCGCTGGGCACTCCCGAGACTGGTACGACGTCGAGGTGGATCCCGCGTCGGTCGCGGTCACCACCGGTTCCTCCGGCGCGTTCCAGTTGGTGTTCCTCGCGGCGTTCAACCCCGGCGACCGCGTCGCCCTCGCGAGTCCGGGGTACCCGGCCTATCGCAACATCTTGACGGCGCTCGGCGTGCACGTCATCGAGTTGCCGACCGGGCCGGACACCCGATATCAGCCCACCCCCGCACTGCTCGACGCGGCCGAGGCCGAGTTCGGGGCACTGGCGGGTCTCGTGATTGCGTCGCCCGCCAACCCGACCGGCACCATGCTCGGGCGTGCCGAGCTGGCGGAACTCGTCTCCTGGTGCCGGGCGCGGGGCGTCAGACTCATCAGCGACGAGATCTACCACGGCATCACCTTCGGAGACCCGACGGACCCCGACTTCCGGGGTGTGAGCGCTCGCTCGCTCGACCCAGGCGCAATCGTCATCAACTCGTTCTCGAAGTACTGGGGCATGACCGGATGGCGGCTCGGCTGGGCGATCCTCCCCGAAGATCTCATCGCTCCGATGGAGGCGCTCGCCTCGAACTTCGCGCTCTCGCCGCCGGCTCCCGCTCAGGAGATGGCGCTGACGGCGTTCACTCCCGAGACGTATGCCGAGCGGGATGCGATCGTCGCGGGTTTTGGACGTGCCAGGCAGCTCATCCTCGAAGCCGAGCCCGACCTCGCCTGGGGCATCGCCGCTCCGGCGGACGGAGCCTTCTACTACTACTACTCCGATCTGGGGCCGCAGTTGGAGCGCTTCGGCACGGCGACGGCGTATGCGGCGGCGCTGCTCGAGCGCGCCGATGTCGCCGTCGTCCCCGGACTCGACTTTGACCCGGTGGCGGGAGATCGCGCCGTGCGACTGTCGTACGCTGCGGGCGAGGCGGCCGTCGTCGAAGCCCTGGAGCGGATCATCCGCTTCCAGCGCGGTTGA
- a CDS encoding sodium:proton antiporter codes for MEIGLVAVVGIVLVVAIAIVSSRIGVAAPLLLVVAGIGIGYLPFVPLVEIDPEIILLGVLPPLLYAAAVNVPFVDFRRNFKPVIGLSVVLVIISAVVVGVLLHLLIPAIPLPVGIALGAVVSPTDAVAATSIGKKLGMPTRLVSILEGESLVNDATSLVLLKTAVAAGSFVFWDAVGNFSFAVAAAVLIGFLMGIITVWLRSHLRNPVYDTVISFTVPFVAFIPAEYVGASGVLAVVVTGLYTGHHSAKRFSATARVNERLNWRTLQFVVENGVFLVMGLQLHSLVEQVSDSPWKFQHLSLIGLGVVLVLIICRALFLVPMLWSMRGDADRLEQRSRTIGLFAARARKSDRVDESRMKRVERMRQRSEADLAHEQEQALGWRDGAVLSWSGMRGVVTLAAAQTIPTEVPYRAQVVLIAFIVAIVTLLLHGLTLPPLIRKLWPDQHAKSDTARELSALKKDLLEAGDTALEDELSGDDAEDPDGEIDPAIIDRVRQTSKAALAPLAMSASIASTADGTESETPAQTYLRLARTVLQAQRETLIEEQAIGRYSSHTLRAAEVALDAQETRLMPPQEH; via the coding sequence ATGGAGATCGGGCTCGTCGCTGTCGTCGGAATTGTCCTGGTCGTCGCGATCGCGATCGTGTCGAGCAGGATCGGCGTCGCCGCACCCCTCCTCCTGGTCGTCGCCGGCATCGGCATCGGCTACCTCCCCTTCGTGCCGCTCGTGGAGATCGATCCCGAGATCATCCTGCTCGGAGTGCTGCCCCCGCTGCTCTACGCGGCAGCGGTCAACGTGCCGTTCGTCGACTTCCGCCGCAACTTCAAACCCGTCATCGGACTGTCGGTCGTCCTCGTCATCATCTCCGCCGTCGTCGTCGGCGTCCTCCTGCACCTCCTCATTCCCGCGATCCCCCTTCCTGTCGGCATCGCTCTCGGCGCCGTCGTGAGCCCGACCGACGCCGTCGCGGCCACTTCGATCGGCAAGAAGCTCGGCATGCCGACGCGGCTGGTCTCGATTCTGGAGGGCGAGAGCCTCGTGAACGACGCGACCTCGCTCGTGCTCCTCAAGACCGCCGTCGCGGCTGGGAGCTTCGTCTTCTGGGACGCGGTCGGCAACTTCTCGTTCGCGGTAGCGGCCGCGGTGCTGATCGGGTTCCTCATGGGCATCATCACCGTCTGGCTCCGCTCTCACCTGCGCAACCCGGTCTACGACACCGTCATCTCGTTCACGGTGCCGTTCGTCGCGTTCATTCCCGCCGAGTACGTGGGCGCGTCAGGCGTGCTCGCCGTCGTAGTCACCGGCCTCTACACCGGCCACCACTCCGCCAAGCGTTTCAGCGCGACCGCCAGGGTGAACGAGCGGCTCAACTGGCGCACCCTGCAGTTCGTCGTCGAGAACGGTGTCTTCCTCGTCATGGGCTTGCAACTGCACTCCCTGGTCGAGCAGGTGAGCGACAGCCCGTGGAAGTTCCAGCACCTCAGCCTGATCGGGCTCGGGGTCGTGCTGGTGCTCATCATCTGCCGCGCGCTCTTCCTCGTCCCGATGCTGTGGAGCATGCGGGGCGACGCGGATCGACTCGAACAGCGCAGTCGCACGATCGGTCTCTTCGCCGCTCGAGCACGGAAGAGCGATCGCGTCGACGAGTCGCGAATGAAGCGGGTCGAGCGCATGCGCCAGCGTTCCGAGGCCGATCTCGCCCACGAGCAGGAGCAAGCACTCGGGTGGCGCGACGGTGCCGTCCTGTCGTGGAGCGGGATGCGCGGCGTCGTGACGCTCGCTGCAGCGCAGACGATCCCCACCGAGGTCCCCTACCGCGCGCAGGTGGTCCTCATCGCCTTCATCGTCGCGATCGTGACCCTGCTGCTCCACGGGCTCACGCTCCCTCCGCTCATCCGCAAACTCTGGCCCGATCAGCACGCCAAGTCGGACACGGCTCGGGAGCTCTCGGCGCTCAAGAAGGACCTTCTGGAGGCCGGCGACACGGCGCTCGAGGACGAACTCTCGGGCGACGACGCCGAGGATCCGGACGGCGAGATCGACCCCGCCATCATCGACCGGGTGCGGCAGACCAGCAAGGCCGCCCTCGCGCCCCTCGCGATGTCGGCCTCGATCGCCTCCACAGCCGACGGTACAGAGTCGGAGACCCCCGCTCAGACCTACCTGCGCCTCGCCCGCACCGTGCTTCAGGCGCAGCGCGAGACCCTCATCGAGGAACAGGCCATCGGTCGCTACAGCTCGCACACGCTGCGAGCAGCCGAAGTCGCGCTCGACGCGCAGGAGACGCGTCTCATGCCCCCGCAGGAGCACTGA
- a CDS encoding Lrp/AsnC family transcriptional regulator encodes MENSKNLQGQVDLDEIDRNIIAELQANGRVTNAELAERVGVAASTCIARVRSLVSRKIITGFTATVDPRALGIGLQVLISVTVRSGARQGIMALSDELRALPEVMELYFLGGVEDFIVHLAARDADHVRDFVVEHLSAHPAVSSTRTSIVFHHYQNPVRPL; translated from the coding sequence GTGGAGAACTCGAAGAATCTGCAGGGACAGGTCGATCTCGACGAAATCGACCGCAACATTATCGCCGAGCTGCAGGCGAACGGGCGGGTGACGAACGCGGAACTCGCCGAACGCGTCGGTGTCGCGGCGTCCACGTGCATCGCCCGCGTCCGCAGCCTGGTGAGCCGAAAGATCATCACAGGGTTCACCGCGACGGTCGACCCGCGCGCTCTGGGGATCGGGCTGCAGGTGCTCATCAGCGTGACGGTCCGCTCGGGCGCGCGGCAGGGCATCATGGCGCTGTCGGATGAGCTGCGCGCGCTCCCGGAGGTCATGGAGCTCTACTTCCTCGGCGGCGTCGAGGACTTCATCGTCCATCTCGCCGCGCGCGATGCGGATCACGTGCGCGACTTCGTCGTCGAGCACCTGTCGGCTCACCCCGCCGTGTCCTCGACCCGTACGAGCATCGTCTTCCACCACTATCAGAACCCGGTGCGTCCGCTTTAG
- a CDS encoding ATP-binding protein, translating into MGRIHIREFHDDDLDAVVRLWLEAGETGDQPVYSLAEVTASCREDHAVVAVLGEEIVGAAVGRAAHAQGWIVFFGVVGDGRGDGAAPGLLDALERKMAPLGLSTLSVLLHEDGRNLDALTTNGFQLRHRLRYLERQMPVQRRELDLLGDVGGRILPRHLWGTVAGMQREKRLLEERLVAPLAQRELADRYGVVPPRAVMLFGPPGTGKTTFAKAVASRLDWPFVEVFPSRLGDGPAGMAAALRSIFARISQLENAVVFIDEVEEIASQRRGDPPSPTQGVTNELLKLVAEFRDREGLLLVCATNFVRALDAAFLRHGRFDYVLPIGLPDAEARRAIWGRYVPHDLAGAIDFDVLVGASDGLTPADIEYAARRASQEALARALESGATGRDDATGLATEDYLSALGHTRATVSESEQRAFLEDIETLARL; encoded by the coding sequence ATGGGGCGCATACACATACGCGAGTTCCACGACGACGACCTCGACGCCGTCGTGCGGCTGTGGCTCGAAGCAGGAGAAACCGGTGATCAGCCGGTGTACTCCCTCGCCGAGGTGACGGCTTCATGCCGCGAGGACCACGCGGTCGTCGCGGTGCTCGGCGAGGAGATCGTCGGTGCGGCCGTCGGGCGGGCCGCGCACGCACAGGGGTGGATCGTGTTCTTCGGTGTGGTCGGAGACGGGCGCGGCGACGGAGCGGCGCCAGGACTGCTCGATGCCCTCGAGCGGAAGATGGCGCCACTCGGGCTCAGCACGCTCTCGGTCCTGCTGCACGAGGACGGCCGCAACCTCGACGCGCTCACGACCAACGGTTTCCAGCTCAGGCACCGGCTCCGCTATCTGGAACGGCAGATGCCGGTTCAGCGGCGCGAGCTCGACCTGCTCGGCGACGTCGGCGGCAGGATCCTGCCCCGCCACCTCTGGGGCACCGTTGCCGGGATGCAACGCGAGAAGCGGCTCCTCGAAGAACGACTCGTCGCCCCGCTCGCACAGCGCGAACTCGCCGACCGGTACGGCGTGGTGCCCCCGCGAGCCGTGATGCTGTTCGGGCCTCCGGGCACCGGGAAGACGACGTTCGCGAAGGCCGTCGCCTCACGACTCGACTGGCCGTTCGTTGAAGTCTTCCCCTCGCGGCTCGGTGATGGTCCGGCCGGCATGGCCGCAGCGCTCAGAAGCATCTTCGCGCGGATCAGTCAGCTCGAGAACGCCGTCGTCTTCATCGACGAGGTCGAGGAGATCGCGTCGCAGCGGCGCGGGGATCCGCCCTCGCCGACGCAGGGGGTCACGAACGAGCTCCTCAAACTGGTGGCCGAGTTCCGCGACCGGGAGGGGCTGCTGCTCGTCTGCGCGACGAACTTCGTCCGGGCGCTGGACGCCGCGTTCCTCCGGCACGGCCGCTTCGACTACGTCCTACCCATCGGCCTGCCGGATGCCGAAGCGCGACGCGCGATCTGGGGACGCTACGTTCCGCACGATCTCGCGGGCGCGATCGACTTCGACGTGCTCGTCGGCGCGAGCGATGGGTTGACGCCAGCTGATATCGAGTACGCCGCGAGACGCGCTTCGCAGGAGGCGCTCGCCCGCGCCCTGGAATCGGGTGCCACAGGGAGGGACGACGCCACGGGACTCGCGACGGAGGATTACCTGTCGGCTCTCGGCCACACGCGCGCCACGGTGTCGGAGAGCGAGCAGCGGGCGTTCCTGGAAGACATCGAGACGCTCGCGCGACTCTGA
- a CDS encoding bifunctional RecB family nuclease/DEAD/DEAH box helicase: MFIQQERLVTSASDLTSASACEFAFLRRVDAKLGRDVAVPPDDDPMLARAARLGDAHENRVLAEYRASHPGDVVEIPRPASMSATDLHDVAAQTVDALRSGAGVVFQATFFDPAQRQARHPEEPDIAFVGFADFLLRTGTGAFEVQDAKLARRAKVTALMQLAAYAEQLERVGVPVSPRATLILGDGSRSEHRIADIAPVFRARRARLHELLLARVAANEPVSWDDPGVVRCGRCEVCEPEIERTRDPLLIAGIRAAQRDRLVAAGYATIDDVASWNGAPVDGMPQGAVARLAAQAAAQARSDDAGVLVFEPHDPAALAAIPTPDPGDLFFDFEGDPLYRASNGTWGIDYLFGMIDTAERFTPLWAHDLAEERLALERFLALVAERRRLHPGMHIYHYAAYERTHLLSIAARHGVGEAAVDQLLRDHVLVDLYPIVRRALCVGSRSYSIKKLEPLYMGDELRDETGVTSGAQSVSEYADATALLASPSAEEQEEGHRRLNGIADYNRYDCVSTLRLRDWLRGIAAEHGVAPYPAEESQDEGPELVLSRVGARLTAQSETVSDPRDRQAAALAASAIDYHQREQKSFWWSHFARLVDPIDDWAETRDVLVVDPDRSRVVEEWHVPPRARSERRHLRLGGEFGPGSTVKAGGRGFLVYEHPGPYRQRGAAPGARVAREVTILERHEDGVTVMETLPPDTDPYSRLPVALTPGTPPPAGAQKGAIEEWGSAYSAALDLDAAGGASRDPVVDLLRRTPPRLTDGLPLVDPHSEEALRLAGGDEEARTVAAVTESVRRLDRSALAVQGPPGTGKTYLAAHVITRLVSEYGWRVGVVAQSHKVVEHVLGAVAAAGLPKGQIGKVPQTTPEDPDELPFTAIRRAGHASFTAAHGNAGRGCVVGGTAWDFSNETRFARQSLDLLVIDEAGQFSLAPTIAAAVSAERLLLLGDPQQLPQVSQGSHPEPVDTSALGWLLDEHDTMPQHLGYFLAETRRMRPELAQVVSDLAYEGRLFAHPAAARREFVGIGPAGLTWHPVSHWGNATFSVEEAAEVVRIARDVLSSRTVAPGDLIVVAAYNAQVECLVEALSEAGLPEIPVGTVDRFQGQEAVIAIVSLAASSAQDAPRGLDFLLMRNRLNVAISRAQWATHLVGSAHLGDGLPSTAEGVAALSGFLRLTEAG, translated from the coding sequence TTGTTCATACAGCAGGAACGACTCGTCACGAGCGCCAGCGACCTCACGTCAGCCAGCGCGTGCGAGTTCGCCTTCCTTCGTCGCGTGGATGCGAAACTCGGCCGCGACGTCGCAGTGCCTCCTGACGATGATCCGATGCTCGCCAGGGCGGCGCGCCTCGGTGATGCGCACGAGAACCGGGTGCTCGCCGAGTATCGAGCGTCGCACCCTGGCGACGTGGTCGAGATTCCACGCCCCGCGTCGATGAGTGCAACCGACCTGCACGACGTCGCCGCTCAGACAGTCGACGCGCTGCGCTCCGGAGCCGGAGTGGTCTTCCAGGCGACGTTCTTCGATCCGGCGCAGCGCCAGGCTCGCCACCCCGAAGAGCCAGATATCGCCTTCGTGGGTTTCGCCGACTTCCTGCTCCGCACCGGTACCGGTGCATTCGAGGTGCAGGACGCCAAGCTCGCCCGCCGTGCAAAAGTCACGGCCCTCATGCAGCTCGCCGCGTACGCCGAGCAGCTCGAGCGTGTCGGGGTTCCGGTGTCGCCCCGCGCCACACTGATCCTCGGCGACGGTTCGCGCTCCGAACACCGCATCGCCGACATCGCCCCCGTGTTCCGAGCTCGCCGAGCACGACTGCACGAGCTTCTGCTCGCGCGCGTGGCGGCGAACGAGCCCGTCTCCTGGGACGACCCGGGAGTGGTGCGGTGCGGGCGCTGCGAGGTGTGCGAGCCGGAGATCGAGCGCACGCGAGACCCGCTCCTCATCGCGGGCATTCGCGCCGCACAGCGCGATCGCCTCGTCGCCGCCGGGTACGCCACGATCGACGACGTTGCGTCCTGGAACGGTGCTCCGGTCGACGGCATGCCGCAGGGTGCAGTCGCGCGACTCGCCGCGCAGGCTGCGGCCCAGGCGCGGAGCGATGATGCAGGAGTACTCGTCTTCGAACCCCACGACCCGGCAGCGCTGGCTGCGATCCCCACTCCCGACCCGGGCGACCTATTCTTCGACTTCGAGGGGGACCCGCTCTACCGGGCTTCGAACGGCACATGGGGCATCGACTACCTGTTCGGCATGATTGACACCGCCGAACGCTTCACACCGCTCTGGGCGCACGACCTCGCCGAGGAACGTCTCGCCCTCGAGCGGTTCCTGGCGCTCGTCGCCGAACGCCGCCGCCTGCACCCCGGCATGCATATCTACCACTACGCCGCCTACGAGCGGACACACCTCCTGAGCATCGCGGCGCGGCACGGCGTCGGGGAGGCGGCCGTCGACCAGCTCCTCCGCGACCACGTGCTCGTCGACCTCTATCCGATCGTGCGACGAGCGCTGTGCGTCGGATCGCGCTCCTACTCGATCAAGAAGCTCGAACCCCTGTACATGGGCGACGAACTCCGCGACGAAACGGGCGTGACCAGCGGCGCGCAGTCGGTGAGCGAGTACGCCGACGCCACCGCCCTCCTCGCGTCGCCGAGCGCGGAGGAGCAGGAGGAGGGCCACCGCCGGCTCAACGGCATCGCCGACTACAACCGATACGACTGCGTCTCCACACTGCGGCTCCGCGACTGGCTCCGCGGCATCGCCGCCGAGCACGGCGTCGCACCGTACCCGGCGGAGGAGTCCCAGGACGAGGGACCCGAACTCGTGCTCAGCCGCGTGGGTGCCAGGCTCACCGCGCAGTCCGAGACGGTGAGTGACCCGCGAGATCGGCAGGCGGCTGCGCTCGCCGCGAGCGCGATCGACTACCACCAGCGCGAGCAGAAGTCGTTCTGGTGGTCACACTTCGCACGCCTCGTGGATCCGATCGATGACTGGGCCGAGACACGCGACGTCCTCGTCGTCGACCCGGATCGGAGCCGTGTCGTCGAGGAGTGGCACGTTCCGCCGCGCGCGCGGAGCGAGCGACGGCACCTGCGCCTCGGTGGAGAGTTCGGCCCGGGTAGCACGGTGAAGGCAGGCGGACGGGGCTTCCTGGTCTACGAGCATCCGGGGCCCTATCGGCAACGGGGCGCCGCACCCGGAGCTCGGGTTGCACGGGAGGTGACCATTCTCGAGCGTCACGAAGACGGCGTGACCGTCATGGAGACGCTGCCGCCCGACACCGATCCCTACTCGCGGCTCCCCGTCGCCCTCACTCCGGGCACCCCGCCGCCAGCCGGAGCCCAGAAGGGCGCGATCGAGGAGTGGGGGAGCGCCTACTCCGCCGCGCTCGACCTCGACGCGGCCGGAGGGGCATCGCGGGATCCGGTCGTCGATCTGCTCCGTCGCACGCCGCCGCGCCTCACGGACGGCCTCCCGCTCGTCGATCCTCACTCTGAGGAGGCGCTCCGTCTCGCCGGGGGCGATGAGGAGGCCCGCACAGTCGCAGCGGTGACGGAGAGCGTCCGTCGGCTCGACCGCTCCGCGCTCGCCGTCCAGGGGCCACCGGGCACGGGCAAGACCTACCTCGCGGCGCACGTGATCACGAGACTCGTCTCCGAGTACGGGTGGCGCGTCGGCGTCGTCGCACAGTCGCACAAGGTCGTCGAGCATGTGCTGGGGGCGGTCGCCGCTGCTGGACTCCCGAAGGGACAGATCGGCAAGGTGCCGCAGACCACGCCGGAGGATCCCGACGAACTGCCGTTCACCGCAATCCGGCGCGCCGGCCATGCCTCGTTCACCGCGGCGCACGGAAACGCCGGTCGCGGGTGCGTCGTCGGGGGGACGGCGTGGGACTTCAGTAACGAAACCCGGTTCGCGCGGCAGAGTCTCGATCTGCTCGTCATCGACGAGGCTGGCCAGTTCTCCCTCGCGCCGACGATCGCGGCCGCAGTATCGGCGGAGCGGCTGCTGCTGCTCGGTGACCCGCAGCAGTTGCCGCAGGTCTCCCAGGGGAGTCACCCCGAGCCGGTCGACACGTCGGCGCTCGGCTGGCTGCTCGATGAGCACGACACCATGCCGCAGCACCTCGGCTACTTCCTCGCCGAAACGCGTCGCATGCGGCCCGAGCTGGCGCAGGTGGTCTCCGATCTCGCCTATGAGGGGCGACTGTTCGCGCACCCCGCAGCCGCGCGCCGCGAGTTCGTCGGCATCGGCCCGGCGGGCCTCACCTGGCACCCCGTGTCACACTGGGGCAACGCGACATTCTCCGTCGAGGAAGCCGCTGAGGTCGTGCGCATCGCCAGGGACGTCCTCTCGAGCCGCACCGTCGCGCCAGGCGACCTCATCGTGGTCGCGGCGTACAACGCACAGGTCGAGTGCCTGGTCGAGGCGCTCTCCGAGGCTGGGCTTCCCGAGATCCCTGTTGGCACGGTCGACCGGTTCCAAGGGCAGGAGGCGGTCATCGCGATCGTGAGTCTCGCAGCGTCGAGTGCGCAGGACGCTCCGCGCGGACTCGACTTCCTGCTCATGCGCAACCGGCTCAACGTCGCCATCAGCCGGGCCCAGTGGGCGACCCATCTCGTCGGGTCAGCGCACCTCGGCGACGGCCTCCCGTCGACCGCAGAGGGCGTCGCGGCGCTCTCCGGATTCCTCCGCCTGACGGAAGCCGGGTGA
- a CDS encoding YchJ family protein: MSETRCPCGRGEPYATCCEPLLAGESVAATAERLMRSRYTAFAVGDAEYLRRSWHPATRPASLELDEGTEWKRLLVERCEAGGPFDGEGTVTFTAIARVDGSRFVQRERSRFARSGGQWVYVDGTSLDPEM, from the coding sequence ATGAGTGAAACCCGGTGCCCCTGCGGTCGGGGCGAACCGTATGCGACGTGCTGCGAGCCGCTGCTCGCCGGCGAGTCCGTGGCGGCCACCGCCGAACGGCTGATGCGTTCGAGGTACACCGCGTTCGCCGTCGGTGACGCCGAGTATCTGCGGCGTTCCTGGCATCCAGCGACTCGTCCCGCATCGCTCGAACTCGACGAGGGGACCGAGTGGAAGCGGCTCCTCGTGGAGCGCTGCGAGGCCGGGGGTCCGTTCGACGGGGAGGGCACCGTAACCTTCACCGCCATCGCGCGTGTCGACGGATCGCGGTTCGTGCAGCGCGAGCGGAGCCGATTCGCGCGATCGGGCGGACAGTGGGTCTATGTGGACGGGACTTCGCTCGATCCGGAGATGTAG